The following proteins come from a genomic window of Pseudomonas putida:
- the rnhA gene encoding ribonuclease HI, whose product MQHQCIIQIFTDGACLNNGKPQARGGWAAILRNPEGRTMEIAGPLEGDQQTNNRAELTAVITGLQALKPPGSMVEVVTDSTYVRNGCTSWLAKWKQNGWRTADRKPVANADLWQLLDQLLSEHTIHFKWVRGHSGHPENERADALAQRAALGERIERYGP is encoded by the coding sequence ATGCAACATCAATGCATCATTCAGATATTCACCGATGGTGCTTGCCTCAACAACGGTAAACCCCAAGCTCGTGGAGGCTGGGCGGCCATTCTGCGAAACCCTGAAGGGCGCACAATGGAGATCGCAGGGCCGCTTGAGGGCGATCAGCAGACCAACAACCGGGCCGAGCTGACTGCGGTCATCACGGGGCTACAAGCCCTGAAGCCCCCTGGTTCGATGGTGGAGGTAGTGACTGACAGCACCTACGTCAGGAACGGCTGCACCTCTTGGCTGGCCAAGTGGAAGCAGAATGGCTGGCGCACCGCTGACAGAAAGCCGGTGGCCAATGCTGACCTCTGGCAGCTCCTCGATCAGCTACTGTCCGAGCACACGATTCACTTCAAGTGGGTGCGTGGCCATAGCGGTCATCCCGAGAATGAAAGGGCTGATGCCCTGGCTCAGAGAGCGGCTCTGGGTGAACGCATCGAGCGGTACGGGCCTTGA
- the xdhA gene encoding xanthine dehydrogenase small subunit → MIQFLVNQELRSEHALDPNMTVLQYLREHLGKTGTKEGCASGDCGACTVVVGELSQDDQGNDSLRYRSLNSCLTFVSSLHGKQLISVEGLKQQGQLHSVQQAMADCHGSQCGFCTPGFVMSLFALQKNSSGPDLHQAQEALAGNLCRCTGYRPILDAAEQSCRQPCRDQFDSQQAQTISRLKAIAPTQTGELNSGDKRCLVPLTVSDLADLYSSHPEARLLAGGTDLALEVTQFHKTLPVMIYVGHVAELKRIEKTASHLEIGAATPLTDCYTALNEEYPDFGALLHRFASLQIRNQGTLGGNIGNASPIGDSPPLLIALDAQVVLRQGERQRVMPLEDYFIDYRITARQDSEFIEKIIVPRATSDWAFRAYKVSKRLDDDISAVCGAFNLSIEDGVVSGVRIAFGGMAAIPKRARACEAALRGKPWDQAAIERACQALAEDFTPLSDFRASKEYRLLTAQNLLRKYFIEQQTPHIETRVTAYV, encoded by the coding sequence GTGATCCAGTTTCTCGTCAACCAGGAGCTGCGTAGTGAGCACGCCCTGGACCCAAACATGACGGTGCTGCAGTACCTGCGCGAGCACCTGGGCAAAACCGGCACCAAGGAGGGCTGCGCCAGTGGAGACTGCGGTGCGTGCACCGTGGTGGTCGGCGAACTGAGCCAGGACGACCAAGGCAACGACAGCCTGCGCTACCGCAGCCTCAATTCGTGCCTGACCTTTGTGTCGTCGCTGCACGGCAAGCAACTGATCAGCGTCGAGGGTCTCAAACAACAGGGCCAACTGCACAGCGTTCAACAAGCGATGGCAGACTGCCACGGATCGCAATGCGGCTTCTGCACGCCCGGCTTCGTCATGTCACTGTTTGCCCTGCAAAAGAACAGCAGCGGCCCCGACCTGCACCAGGCCCAGGAAGCCCTGGCTGGTAACCTGTGCCGCTGCACCGGTTACCGGCCGATCCTCGACGCCGCCGAGCAGAGCTGCCGCCAGCCCTGCCGCGACCAGTTCGATAGCCAGCAGGCGCAAACCATCAGCCGCCTCAAGGCCATTGCCCCGACCCAGACCGGCGAGCTGAACAGCGGCGACAAGCGCTGTCTGGTGCCGCTGACCGTCTCCGACCTGGCCGACCTGTACAGCTCGCACCCTGAAGCGCGCCTGCTCGCGGGGGGGACCGACCTGGCGCTGGAAGTCACCCAGTTCCACAAGACCTTGCCCGTGATGATCTACGTCGGCCATGTGGCGGAGCTCAAGCGCATCGAGAAAACCGCCAGCCACCTGGAAATCGGCGCCGCCACGCCGCTGACTGACTGCTACACCGCGCTGAACGAAGAGTACCCTGACTTCGGGGCACTGCTTCACCGCTTCGCCTCGCTGCAGATCCGCAACCAGGGCACCCTCGGCGGCAACATCGGCAACGCCTCGCCGATCGGCGACTCGCCACCCTTGCTGATCGCGCTGGATGCACAGGTCGTCCTGCGCCAGGGCGAGCGCCAGCGGGTGATGCCACTGGAAGACTACTTCATCGATTACCGCATCACTGCCCGACAGGACAGCGAGTTCATCGAGAAGATCATTGTGCCGCGCGCCACCAGCGACTGGGCGTTCCGCGCCTATAAAGTGTCCAAACGCCTGGACGATGATATCTCCGCCGTGTGCGGGGCGTTCAACCTCAGCATCGAAGACGGCGTAGTCAGCGGTGTACGCATCGCCTTCGGCGGCATGGCGGCGATCCCCAAACGCGCCCGCGCCTGTGAGGCGGCGCTACGTGGCAAGCCATGGGACCAGGCTGCCATCGAGCGCGCCTGCCAGGCCCTGGCCGAAGACTTCACCCCGCTCAGCGACTTCCGCGCCAGCAAGGAATACCGCCTGCTGACCGCGCAGAACCTGCTGCGCAAGTATTTCATCGAACAGCAAACACCGCACATCGAAACCCGGGTGACCGCTTATGTCTAA
- the zipA gene encoding cell division protein ZipA: MEIGLREWLIVIGIIVIAGILFDGWRRMRGGKGKLKFRLDRSYSNLPDEEGGSAEVLGPPRVLDTHKEPELDESDLPSLSASSRDREREPKPVKASKRGKRASAAADMQQGDLNLSAEQREPDLFADSDDDFAADNNRSSGAAPASSSVKELPPAEEVLVISVISRDEGGFKGPALLQNILESGLRFGEMDIFHRHESMAGHGEVLFSMANAVKPGVFDLDDIDHFSTRAVSFFLGLPGPRHPKQAFDVMVAAARKLAHELNGELKDDQRSVLTAQTIEHYRQRIVEFERRALTQKR; encoded by the coding sequence ATGGAAATCGGTCTGCGCGAGTGGCTGATCGTTATCGGCATCATTGTTATTGCCGGGATTCTTTTCGACGGCTGGCGCCGCATGCGCGGCGGGAAAGGCAAGTTGAAATTCCGTCTGGATCGTAGTTATTCCAACCTGCCGGACGAAGAGGGTGGCAGTGCCGAGGTGCTCGGCCCGCCGAGGGTGCTCGATACCCACAAGGAGCCTGAGCTGGACGAAAGCGACCTGCCTTCGCTCAGCGCGTCTTCGCGTGATCGCGAGCGTGAGCCCAAGCCGGTCAAGGCCAGTAAGCGCGGCAAGCGTGCCAGTGCGGCTGCCGATATGCAGCAGGGTGACCTGAACCTGAGCGCCGAGCAACGCGAGCCCGACCTGTTTGCTGACAGCGATGACGACTTTGCCGCCGACAACAACCGTAGCAGCGGCGCAGCGCCTGCCAGCAGCAGCGTCAAGGAGTTGCCACCCGCTGAAGAGGTGCTGGTCATCAGCGTGATCTCCCGCGACGAGGGTGGCTTCAAGGGCCCGGCGTTGCTGCAGAACATCCTGGAAAGCGGCTTGCGCTTCGGCGAAATGGACATCTTCCACCGTCACGAGAGCATGGCCGGTCACGGCGAGGTGCTGTTCTCCATGGCCAACGCAGTCAAGCCTGGCGTGTTCGACCTGGACGACATCGACCACTTCAGCACCCGCGCTGTGAGCTTCTTCCTCGGTTTGCCGGGCCCGCGTCATCCGAAGCAGGCCTTCGATGTGATGGTTGCCGCAGCACGCAAGCTGGCCCACGAACTGAACGGTGAGCTCAAGGATGACCAGCGCAGCGTACTGACTGCCCAGACCATCGAGCACTATCGCCAGCGTATCGTCGAGTTCGAGCGCCGCGCGCTGACCCAGAAACGCTGA
- the smc gene encoding chromosome segregation protein SMC, with amino-acid sequence MRLKCIRLAGFKSFVDPTTVNFPSNMAAVVGPNGCGKSNIIDAVRWVMGESSAKNLRGESMTDVIFNGSSGRKPVSQASIELVFDNSETTLVGEYAAYAEISIRRKVTRDGQNSYYLNGTKCRRRDITDIFLGTGLGPRSYSIIEQGMISKLIEAKPEELRNFIEEAAGISKYKERRRETENRIRRTQENLARLTDLREELERQLERLHRQAQAAEKYREYKAQERQMKARLSALRWRGLDEQVRQRESVIGDQGVSHEALVAEQRNADASIERLRDGHHELSERFNQVQGRFYSVAGDIARVEQSIQHGQQRLRQLQDDFKEAERTRLETESHLGHDRTLLATLGEELAMLEPEQEMTLAAAEEAAAALEEAELGMHGWQEQWDSFNSSSAEPRRQAEVQQARLQQLEASLERQTERQRKLVEEREQLGSDPQDAAMLEQVEQLASSEMLLEELQLCEEQVIERLENAREQLQQATQAQQQAQGDLQRLGGRLASLEALQQAALEPGAGAAQWLHGQGLEQQPRLAEGLRVEPGWELAVETVLGADLQAVLVDDFNDLDFAGLEQGELRLLLAVSAGATSPGSLLEKVEGRIDLAPWLGQVRPVEDLAQALEQRGSLGEGQSLVSRDGYWVGRHFLRVRRGGEAEGGVLARGQEIERLGQEQLEQEAALEQLDQQLQALREQQLDLEEQREQLRRRTQDENRLHGELKASLSASRARAEQVELRRRRLHEELGELEEQRALEHEQLGEARLLLQEALELMAQDTEQREQLMARRDTLRESLDRVRQEARQHKDHAHQLAVRLGSLRAQYDSTRQALERLELQAARLTERQEQLSLNLEEGEAPQEELRLKLEELLERRMSVDEEMRLARLHMDEADRELRDAEKRRTQAEQQAQLLRGQLEQLRLECQGLDVRRKTLQEQLLADGYDLQGVLATLEAEASEQGTEQELEQLEARIQRLGAINLAAIEEYEQQSERKRYLDAQDADLVEALETLENVIRKIDKETRNRFKDTFDQINAGLQALFPKVFGGGSAYLELTGEDLLDTGVTIMARPPGKKNSTIHLLSGGEKALTALALVFAIFKLNPAPFCMLDEVDAPLDDANVGRYARLVKEMSESVQFIYITHNKIAMEMADQLMGVTMHEPGCSRLVAVDVEAAMAMVDA; translated from the coding sequence ATGCGCCTGAAGTGCATTCGCCTGGCCGGGTTCAAGTCGTTCGTCGACCCGACCACGGTCAACTTCCCCAGCAACATGGCGGCCGTGGTCGGCCCAAACGGCTGCGGCAAGTCCAATATCATCGACGCGGTGCGTTGGGTGATGGGCGAGAGTTCGGCGAAGAACCTGCGCGGCGAGTCGATGACCGACGTCATCTTCAACGGCTCCAGTGGCCGCAAGCCGGTCAGCCAGGCCAGTATCGAGCTGGTGTTCGACAACAGCGAAACCACTCTGGTCGGCGAGTATGCCGCCTACGCCGAGATATCGATCCGCCGCAAGGTTACCCGCGACGGGCAGAATAGCTATTACCTCAACGGCACCAAATGCCGCCGGCGTGACATCACCGATATCTTCCTCGGGACGGGGCTGGGGCCGCGCAGTTACTCGATCATCGAGCAGGGCATGATCTCCAAGCTGATCGAGGCCAAGCCCGAGGAGCTGCGCAACTTCATCGAGGAAGCGGCTGGCATTTCCAAATACAAGGAGCGCCGCCGCGAAACCGAGAACCGCATCCGTCGCACTCAGGAAAACCTGGCGCGCCTGACCGACCTGCGCGAAGAGCTCGAACGCCAGCTGGAGCGTCTGCATCGCCAGGCCCAGGCCGCCGAGAAGTACCGTGAGTACAAGGCTCAGGAGCGCCAGATGAAAGCGCGCCTGTCTGCCTTGCGCTGGCGAGGCCTGGACGAACAAGTCCGCCAGCGCGAGTCGGTGATCGGCGATCAGGGCGTTTCTCACGAGGCGCTGGTGGCCGAGCAGCGCAATGCCGATGCCAGCATCGAACGCCTGCGCGACGGTCATCACGAACTGTCCGAACGTTTCAATCAGGTGCAGGGCCGTTTCTACTCGGTGGCCGGTGACATCGCCCGGGTCGAGCAGAGCATTCAGCACGGCCAGCAGCGCCTGCGGCAGTTGCAGGACGACTTCAAGGAAGCCGAGCGCACACGCCTGGAAACCGAATCGCACCTGGGACACGACCGCACCTTGCTGGCGACCCTGGGCGAAGAGCTGGCCATGCTCGAACCCGAGCAGGAAATGACCCTGGCGGCTGCCGAGGAAGCCGCTGCCGCGCTTGAAGAGGCCGAACTGGGCATGCACGGCTGGCAGGAGCAGTGGGACAGCTTCAACAGCAGTTCCGCCGAACCGCGCCGTCAGGCCGAAGTGCAGCAGGCGCGATTGCAGCAGCTGGAAGCCAGCCTTGAGCGCCAGACCGAGCGCCAGCGCAAGTTGGTCGAGGAGCGCGAACAACTGGGCAGCGACCCCCAGGATGCTGCCATGCTCGAACAGGTCGAGCAGTTGGCCAGCAGCGAAATGCTGCTGGAAGAACTGCAGCTCTGCGAAGAGCAGGTGATCGAGCGCCTGGAAAACGCACGCGAGCAACTGCAGCAGGCCACCCAGGCGCAACAGCAGGCACAGGGCGACCTGCAGCGCCTGGGCGGGCGCCTGGCCTCGCTTGAAGCCTTGCAGCAGGCCGCCCTGGAGCCGGGCGCAGGTGCTGCGCAATGGCTGCACGGCCAAGGGCTGGAGCAACAGCCGCGGCTGGCCGAAGGCTTGCGGGTGGAGCCGGGTTGGGAGCTGGCGGTAGAGACCGTGCTTGGTGCCGATCTGCAGGCCGTGCTGGTGGACGATTTCAACGACCTCGATTTTGCCGGCCTGGAGCAGGGTGAACTGCGCTTGCTGCTGGCCGTCAGCGCGGGGGCGACGTCGCCCGGCAGCTTGCTGGAGAAGGTCGAGGGCCGTATCGACCTGGCGCCCTGGCTGGGCCAGGTCAGGCCTGTGGAAGACCTGGCCCAGGCACTGGAGCAGCGCGGGTCGCTCGGCGAAGGGCAGAGCCTGGTCAGCCGCGATGGCTATTGGGTCGGCCGGCACTTCCTGCGGGTGCGCCGGGGTGGCGAGGCCGAAGGCGGCGTGCTGGCGCGTGGCCAGGAAATCGAACGCCTGGGCCAGGAGCAACTGGAACAGGAAGCGGCGCTGGAACAGCTCGATCAACAGTTGCAGGCCCTGCGCGAGCAGCAACTGGACCTGGAGGAGCAGCGCGAACAGTTGCGCCGCCGCACACAGGATGAAAACCGCCTGCACGGCGAGCTGAAGGCCAGTCTTTCGGCCAGCCGCGCGCGCGCCGAGCAGGTCGAGCTGCGCCGCCGCCGCCTGCACGAAGAGCTGGGCGAGCTGGAAGAACAGCGCGCCCTGGAACACGAGCAACTGGGCGAAGCACGCCTGCTGCTACAAGAGGCTCTGGAGCTCATGGCCCAGGACACCGAGCAGCGCGAACAGTTGATGGCCCGCCGCGATACCCTGCGCGAAAGCCTCGATCGGGTGCGTCAGGAGGCTAGGCAGCACAAGGACCACGCTCACCAGCTGGCGGTGCGCCTGGGGTCGCTGCGTGCCCAGTACGATTCTACCCGCCAGGCGCTGGAGCGCCTGGAGCTGCAAGCTGCGCGCCTGACCGAGCGCCAGGAGCAACTGAGCCTGAACCTGGAGGAGGGGGAAGCCCCGCAGGAAGAACTGCGCCTGAAGCTGGAGGAACTGCTGGAGCGGCGCATGAGTGTGGACGAGGAAATGCGCCTGGCTCGCCTGCACATGGACGAAGCCGACCGCGAACTGCGCGATGCCGAAAAGCGCCGCACCCAGGCCGAGCAGCAGGCCCAGTTGCTGCGCGGTCAACTGGAGCAACTGCGCCTGGAGTGCCAGGGCCTGGATGTGCGGCGCAAGACCCTGCAAGAGCAGTTGCTGGCCGACGGTTATGACCTGCAAGGCGTGCTCGCCACCCTGGAAGCCGAGGCCAGCGAGCAGGGTACCGAACAGGAGCTGGAGCAGCTTGAGGCGCGCATCCAGCGCCTGGGGGCGATCAACCTGGCGGCCATCGAAGAATACGAGCAGCAGTCCGAGCGCAAACGTTACCTGGACGCCCAGGACGCCGACCTGGTCGAAGCGCTGGAAACCCTCGAAAACGTCATCCGCAAAATCGACAAGGAGACCCGCAACCGCTTCAAGGATACCTTTGATCAGATAAATGCCGGATTACAGGCACTTTTCCCAAAAGTTTTCGGTGGTGGCAGCGCTTATCTGGAACTGACGGGCGAAGATCTACTCGATACAGGGGTGACGATCATGGCGCGCCCCCCGGGCAAGAAGAACAGCACCATCCATTTGCTGTCCGGCGGCGAGAAGGCACTGACCGCTTTGGCGCTGGTGTTTGCCATCTTCAAGTTGAACCCCGCACCGTTCTGCATGCTCGACGAGGTCGATGCGCCGCTGGACGATGCCAACGTCGGGCGCTACGCGCGTCTGGTCAAGGAAATGAGTGAAAGCGTGCAGTTCATCTACATCACCCATAACAAGATTGCGATGGAGATGGCGGATCAATTGATGGGGGTGACCATGCATGAACCGGGTTGTTCACGCCTTGTTGCGGTTGATGTGGAGGCGGCCATGGCCATGGTCGACGCTTGA
- a CDS encoding GntR family transcriptional regulator, which translates to MTFKAPDSLSEQIADYLAERIIRGELAPGERIQEQKVTQALNVSRGSVREALLILERRHLVAILPRRGAHVTVLDERSVRSLCSLMGEFYILLGNAVAQKWRTEADLRPFLEIQQRLQRAHDQLDIKTFVADSFAVMRAAYPFADNPFLQETVENLQPAMSRAYYLSLDQRQANMSDYLDLFARLLEAVVSRDLPRIREVLTAYGQRSCELVLAALARG; encoded by the coding sequence ATGACGTTCAAGGCCCCGGACAGCCTCTCCGAGCAGATTGCCGATTACCTGGCCGAACGCATCATTCGCGGCGAGCTGGCGCCAGGCGAACGTATCCAGGAGCAGAAGGTTACCCAGGCGCTCAACGTCAGCCGCGGCTCGGTGCGTGAGGCACTGCTGATCCTCGAACGCCGCCATCTGGTGGCGATCCTGCCGCGCCGGGGTGCCCATGTGACCGTGCTGGACGAGCGCAGCGTTCGCAGCCTGTGCTCGCTGATGGGCGAGTTCTACATCCTGCTGGGCAATGCGGTTGCGCAAAAGTGGCGCACCGAAGCCGACCTGCGCCCGTTTCTGGAGATCCAGCAGCGGCTGCAGCGTGCCCATGACCAGCTCGACATCAAGACCTTCGTCGCCGACAGTTTTGCGGTCATGCGTGCGGCCTACCCGTTCGCCGACAACCCGTTCCTGCAGGAAACCGTGGAAAACCTGCAGCCGGCCATGAGCCGTGCCTATTACCTGTCGCTGGACCAGCGCCAGGCCAACATGAGCGACTATCTCGACCTGTTCGCCCGCCTGCTCGAAGCCGTGGTCTCCCGCGACCTGCCGCGCATTCGTGAGGTGCTCACCGCCTATGGCCAGCGCAGCTGCGAACTGGTGCTGGCGGCACTGGCCAGAGGCTGA
- the ligA gene encoding NAD-dependent DNA ligase LigA, translated as MTAESRILELRAELDQHNYRYYVLDEPSVPDAEYDRLFNELKALEAEHPHLVTPDSPTQRVGGAALAAFSQVRHEVPMLSLGNAFEEADLREFGRRVVEGLDQPGAVDYSCEPKLDGLAVSLLYRDGQLVQGATRGDGTTGEDISANVRTVRNIPLKLQGKGWPAVLEVRGEVYMSKAGFDRLNAAQAEAGGKTFANPRNAAAGSLRQLDSKITASRPLEFCCYGVGQVSESIGDSHIGILEQLKVWGLPISRELKHAAGIEECLAYYRDIGERRNSLPYEIDGVVFKVNSLAAQRELGFRAREPRWAIAHKFPAMEELTEVLDVEFQVGRTGAVTPVARLKPVKVAGVTVSNATLHNMDEIARLGLRIGDTVIIRRAGDVIPQVMQVVLERRPVDARPVEVPSACPVCGSQVERTRLVKRSKGKETTSEGAVYRCVGRLACGAQLKQAIIHYVSRRAMDIDGLGEKSVEQLVDEGLIGSPADLYKLQFEQIVGLEGFAEVSSRKLLDAIEASKRPSLARFIYALGIPDVGEETAKVLARSLGSLARVQQALPQVLTYLPDIGLEVAYEIHNFFEDEHNQKVIQQLLDSGMQLQDEGELAAEFAASTTLAGMIAKLDIASVGPTGAEKLVARLDSLDKIIAADGIDLRQALAAKQADAVREFFKDEANQKLARDIEAQLLAFGMHWGCEKKVAEGLPLAGQTWVLTGTLERMSRDIAKDKLESLGAKVAGSVSGKTHCVVAGPGAGSKLAKAAELGVKVLDEDAFVTFLAEQGIAV; from the coding sequence ATGACCGCCGAATCCCGTATCCTCGAACTGCGTGCCGAGCTCGACCAGCACAACTATCGCTACTACGTGCTCGACGAGCCCAGCGTGCCCGATGCTGAATACGACCGCCTGTTCAACGAGCTCAAGGCGCTGGAAGCCGAACACCCGCACCTGGTAACCCCTGACTCGCCCACCCAGCGCGTTGGCGGCGCTGCCTTGGCGGCGTTCAGCCAAGTGCGCCACGAAGTGCCCATGCTCAGCCTGGGCAATGCCTTCGAAGAAGCCGACCTGCGTGAGTTCGGCCGCCGTGTGGTAGAAGGTCTCGACCAGCCCGGCGCGGTCGACTACAGCTGCGAACCCAAACTCGATGGCCTGGCCGTGAGCCTGCTGTACCGTGACGGCCAGCTGGTGCAGGGTGCCACCCGTGGCGACGGCACCACTGGCGAAGACATCAGTGCCAACGTACGCACTGTGCGCAACATCCCGCTCAAGTTGCAGGGTAAGGGCTGGCCGGCAGTGCTGGAGGTGCGCGGCGAGGTGTACATGAGCAAGGCCGGCTTCGACCGGCTCAATGCCGCCCAGGCCGAGGCCGGTGGCAAGACCTTCGCCAACCCGCGCAACGCTGCCGCTGGCAGCTTGCGCCAGCTGGATTCGAAAATTACCGCCAGCCGCCCGCTGGAATTCTGCTGTTATGGCGTCGGCCAGGTGTCCGAGAGCATAGGCGACAGCCACATCGGTATCCTCGAGCAACTCAAGGTCTGGGGCCTGCCGATCAGCCGCGAGCTCAAGCATGCTGCGGGCATCGAAGAGTGCCTGGCCTACTACCGTGACATTGGCGAGCGGCGTAACAGCCTGCCTTATGAGATCGACGGGGTAGTGTTCAAGGTCAACAGCCTGGCCGCTCAACGCGAGCTGGGCTTCCGCGCCCGTGAGCCACGCTGGGCGATTGCCCACAAGTTCCCGGCCATGGAAGAGCTGACCGAGGTGCTGGATGTTGAGTTCCAGGTTGGTCGTACGGGTGCAGTCACGCCTGTGGCGCGCCTGAAGCCGGTCAAGGTGGCCGGTGTGACCGTGTCCAACGCCACCTTGCACAACATGGACGAAATCGCCCGCCTGGGCCTGCGCATTGGCGATACGGTGATCATTCGTCGTGCCGGTGATGTGATCCCGCAGGTGATGCAGGTGGTGCTTGAGCGTCGTCCGGTAGACGCCCGCCCGGTAGAGGTGCCAAGCGCATGCCCGGTCTGTGGCTCGCAGGTCGAGCGTACCCGGCTGGTAAAGCGCAGCAAAGGCAAGGAAACCACCAGCGAAGGCGCGGTGTACCGCTGTGTCGGCCGCCTGGCCTGCGGCGCCCAGCTCAAGCAAGCGATCATTCACTATGTATCGCGCCGCGCTATGGACATCGACGGCCTGGGCGAGAAGAGCGTCGAGCAGTTGGTGGATGAGGGCCTGATCGGCTCGCCGGCTGACCTGTACAAGCTGCAGTTCGAGCAGATCGTCGGCCTTGAAGGCTTCGCCGAGGTGTCCAGCAGGAAGTTGCTCGATGCCATTGAAGCAAGCAAACGCCCGAGCCTGGCGCGTTTCATCTACGCCCTGGGCATTCCTGATGTAGGCGAAGAGACCGCCAAGGTGCTGGCCCGCTCGCTGGGTAGCCTGGCCCGCGTGCAGCAGGCGCTGCCGCAGGTGCTCACCTACCTGCCGGACATCGGCCTGGAGGTTGCCTACGAGATCCACAACTTCTTTGAAGACGAGCACAACCAGAAGGTTATCCAGCAACTGCTCGACAGCGGTATGCAGTTGCAGGACGAAGGCGAGCTGGCTGCCGAGTTCGCTGCCAGCACTACCCTGGCCGGGATGATCGCCAAGCTCGACATCGCCTCTGTCGGCCCTACCGGCGCCGAGAAGCTGGTGGCCAGGCTCGACAGCCTGGACAAGATCATTGCCGCCGACGGCATCGACCTGCGCCAGGCCCTGGCGGCTAAGCAGGCTGACGCGGTGCGCGAGTTCTTCAAGGATGAAGCGAACCAGAAGCTGGCCCGGGACATCGAGGCACAGCTGCTGGCGTTCGGCATGCACTGGGGCTGTGAGAAGAAGGTAGCCGAAGGCTTGCCGCTGGCCGGGCAGACTTGGGTCTTGACCGGGACGCTAGAGCGTATGAGCCGGGACATTGCCAAGGACAAATTGGAAAGCCTGGGGGCCAAGGTAGCCGGTTCCGTTTCGGGCAAGACCCACTGCGTGGTGGCAGGGCCTGGGGCAGGCTCCAAGCTGGCCAAGGCTGCTGAGCTGGGTGTGAAGGTGCTGGATGAAGATGCCTTCGTTACCTTCCTGGCTGAGCAGGGCATAGCGGTCTAG
- a CDS encoding tyrosine-type recombinase/integrase: MSALPSYLWLSRHSIFYFRIVVPEVLRPLFPCAEIRRSLQTRCKREALIRGRELLLQVQRLYTEAFQGVRPCLDALRGGWEAGGKRVASWASWLRQQQLVEMAAAGVPPQGQPGANGEVGQGRAAEGSQKLRRASTRASSGQGMGLVPDSPSTSPRFSKVVEECLGQQEHEGVSTKTIDDKRSVASLLVRIIGDMPIDLITRQDARKFRETALKLPPRLNQLPEGQSLEEIIKTATSTISLTTFNNYVKNLTTFFSYAIREGYCERNPFDGLRVRKRGKVSEERSVFSEDDLRRLFSKQVYASANSAQPHKYWLPLLGLYTGARLNELCQLYLDDVVSINGIDCLHIRATRPDQKLKTVTSERLVPIHSKLKALGFLEFVQAQREAGHQRLFAELTLHKSHGYAAAPSKWFTRVRDQLGFRDGAERKDFHSFRHTLADHLKQKGIVESLVGGILGHQSGGITFSRYGKDFRPEVLAPVVEAVEFDAVEWLR; encoded by the coding sequence GTGTCAGCCTTACCTTCCTACCTCTGGTTGTCCCGACACTCGATCTTCTATTTCAGGATCGTGGTGCCCGAAGTCCTGCGTCCGTTGTTTCCTTGCGCTGAAATCCGTCGCTCCCTGCAGACCCGCTGCAAGCGCGAAGCCTTGATCCGTGGCCGTGAGTTGCTCCTGCAGGTTCAGCGCCTATACACCGAAGCCTTTCAAGGTGTTCGGCCTTGCCTTGATGCCTTGCGTGGTGGCTGGGAGGCTGGAGGCAAGCGAGTCGCCAGTTGGGCCTCATGGCTCCGTCAGCAGCAGTTGGTCGAGATGGCGGCTGCTGGAGTGCCCCCACAGGGACAGCCCGGAGCGAATGGCGAGGTGGGGCAAGGTAGAGCGGCGGAAGGCTCTCAGAAGCTCCGCAGAGCCTCTACAAGAGCCTCCTCAGGTCAGGGCATGGGGTTAGTACCAGATTCGCCCAGTACGTCTCCTCGCTTCTCCAAGGTGGTCGAGGAGTGCTTGGGGCAGCAGGAGCATGAAGGCGTCTCGACCAAGACCATCGACGACAAGCGATCCGTTGCATCCCTACTGGTGCGGATCATCGGTGACATGCCCATTGACCTGATCACTCGCCAGGATGCCAGGAAGTTCCGCGAGACAGCCCTCAAGCTGCCCCCGCGTCTCAATCAGCTCCCCGAAGGCCAGTCCTTGGAGGAGATCATCAAGACGGCAACCAGCACGATCAGCCTCACTACGTTCAACAACTACGTGAAGAACCTGACGACCTTTTTCTCCTATGCCATCCGTGAGGGCTACTGCGAGCGCAACCCGTTCGATGGGCTTCGAGTCAGAAAGCGCGGCAAGGTCAGCGAGGAGCGCAGCGTCTTCAGCGAGGACGATCTGCGCCGTCTGTTCTCGAAGCAGGTTTACGCATCAGCCAACTCAGCTCAGCCGCACAAGTACTGGCTACCGTTGCTCGGCCTGTACACCGGGGCGAGACTCAATGAGCTATGCCAGCTCTATCTGGATGACGTGGTCAGCATCAATGGTATCGACTGCCTACACATCCGAGCGACCAGACCCGATCAGAAGCTGAAAACCGTCACCTCGGAAAGGCTCGTGCCGATCCACTCGAAGTTGAAAGCGCTGGGGTTCCTTGAGTTTGTCCAAGCACAGCGGGAGGCTGGCCACCAACGTCTTTTCGCGGAGCTGACCTTGCACAAGTCGCATGGCTACGCTGCCGCTCCCTCCAAGTGGTTCACTCGGGTTCGTGACCAGTTGGGCTTCCGTGATGGGGCAGAGCGAAAAGACTTCCACAGCTTCCGCCACACGCTTGCTGATCACCTGAAGCAGAAGGGAATAGTCGAATCGCTGGTTGGCGGCATTCTTGGCCACCAAAGCGGCGGGATCACCTTCAGTCGATACGGGAAGGACTTTAGGCCGGAGGTGCTGGCTCCGGTGGTTGAGGCAGTGGAGTTTGATGCTGTTGAGTGGCTTCGATGA